A stretch of the uncultured Methanobrevibacter sp. genome encodes the following:
- the purQ gene encoding phosphoribosylformylglycinamidine synthase subunit PurQ, which produces MKIGVIRFPGTNCDRDVAQACELAGLEPEYVWWSEEKLTDYDGIVIPGGFSYGDYLRAGAMASITPVIDGIKALVAEEKPVLGICNGAQILGEIGLVPGVFITNENPKFNCEWVDLKVSTNRTPFTKAFKKDQTIALPIAHAEGRFYTEDIDLLKDQDQIVLQFEGKNPNGSMEAITSVCDESGLVCAMMPHPERACEEIFGSDDGLNFFKGFL; this is translated from the coding sequence ATGAAAATTGGAGTAATAAGATTTCCAGGAACCAACTGTGACCGTGATGTGGCACAGGCATGTGAACTCGCAGGTCTAGAACCGGAATACGTTTGGTGGAGCGAGGAAAAGCTCACAGACTATGATGGAATTGTCATTCCTGGCGGATTTTCATATGGGGATTATTTAAGGGCAGGTGCTATGGCATCCATCACACCTGTAATAGATGGAATCAAAGCATTGGTTGCTGAAGAAAAACCAGTCTTAGGAATATGTAATGGGGCACAGATTTTAGGTGAAATCGGACTTGTTCCGGGCGTTTTCATTACAAACGAAAATCCTAAATTCAATTGTGAATGGGTTGACCTCAAGGTTTCAACCAACAGGACTCCGTTTACAAAGGCATTTAAAAAGGACCAGACTATTGCGCTTCCAATCGCTCATGCTGAAGGAAGATTCTACACAGAAGACATCGACCTTCTAAAAGATCAGGATCAAATCGTATTGCAGTTTGAAGGCAAAAACCCTAACGGTTCCATGGAAGCAATTACAAGTGTATGTGATGAATCAGGTCTTGTATGTGCAATGATGCCTCACCCTGAAAGGGCATGTGAGGAAATATTCGGTTCAGACGATGGTTTAAACTTCTTTAAAGGATTTTTATAA
- the cobA gene encoding uroporphyrinogen-III C-methyltransferase, producing the protein MVVYLIGAGPGDADLITLKAVKALNKADVVLYDYLANEEILAHAPETAEKIYVGKKAGEHYKTQDEINELIIKQAQSHENVVRLKGGDPFVFGRGGEEILALMEHDIKFEVIPGVTSAIGAPTSLGLPVTHRAVATSLTIVTGHEDPTKPESQVHWDYTADTLVILMGIGNIKENTSEIMKYRSADTPVCAIESGTLPDENLVFGTLGDISDKKINTPAILIIGDVVKMYKEIYDYQR; encoded by the coding sequence ATGGTAGTTTATTTAATTGGTGCAGGACCTGGAGATGCTGATTTAATAACTCTTAAAGCTGTAAAGGCTCTAAATAAAGCTGATGTTGTATTGTATGATTATTTGGCTAATGAGGAAATATTAGCTCATGCTCCCGAAACTGCAGAAAAAATTTATGTCGGTAAAAAGGCAGGGGAACATTACAAGACTCAAGATGAAATCAATGAGTTAATAATCAAACAGGCTCAAAGCCATGAAAATGTTGTAAGGCTTAAGGGGGGAGACCCTTTTGTCTTCGGTCGTGGAGGAGAAGAGATATTGGCTTTAATGGAACATGATATCAAATTTGAAGTAATTCCAGGTGTAACTTCAGCTATTGGAGCACCAACTTCTCTTGGACTACCAGTAACTCACAGGGCAGTGGCAACATCCCTGACAATTGTAACCGGTCATGAGGACCCGACAAAACCTGAAAGTCAGGTGCATTGGGATTATACTGCAGATACTTTAGTAATCCTTATGGGAATAGGCAATATTAAGGAAAATACTTCAGAAATCATGAAATATCGCTCAGCTGACACTCCAGTATGTGCCATTGAAAGCGGCACATTGCCTGATGAAAATCTGGTGTTCGGAACATTGGGAGATATTTCAGATAAAAAAATCAACACCCCTGCAATTTTAATAATTGGGGATGTTGTAAAGATGTATAAGGAAATTTACGATTATCAAAGGTGA
- a CDS encoding signal recognition particle subunit SRP19/SEC65 family protein: protein MITIWPQYLDKDLTLKQGRKIAKEYAVKQPTLNEIERALKRLNLPHSVQKEFSYPGKWYEKSGRVLVEWDKTKLELIREVSLEIKNMRN, encoded by the coding sequence ATGATAACTATTTGGCCACAATACTTAGATAAAGATTTAACCCTAAAGCAAGGTCGTAAAATAGCCAAGGAGTATGCTGTTAAACAACCAACACTCAATGAAATTGAAAGAGCACTTAAAAGACTAAATTTACCTCACAGCGTGCAAAAGGAGTTTTCATATCCTGGAAAATGGTATGAAAAATCAGGAAGGGTGCTCGTTGAATGGGACAAAACAAAACTTGAACTTATACGTGAAGTTAGCTTAGAAATAAAAAATATGAGAAACTGA
- a CDS encoding uroporphyrinogen-III synthase: MSKPVVAITRPIDRAQKACEIVENLGGEAFLAPTLDLKPVNTDSLKELVARKDELDWIVFTSPTTIVSLNKFYPDFIKNLDCKLAVIGNKTGKLAEKNGLKVDLMPDDFTAEGLVEEFSKRNITGKTIGIPRTASARSTLPEGLEELGNKVILAEAYKSLFPMDEAKVCELISKIENRQIDAITFTSPLTVENFFKIADDKEKLAKLLNDNLLTVSIGPITARVLEKYDIAHIYPDTYTVPDMMELLFKQLDR, encoded by the coding sequence ATGTCAAAACCTGTCGTTGCAATAACAAGACCCATTGACAGAGCGCAGAAAGCATGCGAAATTGTTGAAAACCTGGGTGGTGAAGCTTTTCTTGCACCCACACTTGATTTGAAGCCTGTTAACACAGATTCCCTAAAGGAACTGGTGGCAAGAAAAGATGAACTTGACTGGATTGTCTTTACCTCCCCAACAACAATTGTCTCACTGAACAAGTTTTATCCAGACTTTATCAAAAACCTTGACTGCAAACTGGCCGTCATCGGAAACAAAACCGGAAAACTGGCTGAAAAGAACGGACTGAAAGTTGATTTGATGCCTGATGACTTTACTGCCGAAGGTTTGGTTGAGGAGTTCTCCAAAAGAAACATCACAGGCAAAACCATCGGAATTCCAAGGACAGCATCTGCAAGATCAACACTTCCGGAAGGTTTGGAGGAGCTTGGAAATAAAGTGATTCTTGCTGAAGCATACAAGTCACTCTTTCCGATGGATGAAGCCAAGGTTTGTGAACTTATCTCAAAGATTGAAAACAGACAAATCGATGCGATAACATTCACAAGTCCTCTGACTGTTGAAAATTTCTTCAAGATTGCAGACGATAAGGAAAAACTGGCAAAGCTCCTGAATGACAATCTGCTGACCGTCAGCATAGGTCCGATTACCGCAAGAGTTTTGGAAAAATATGACATTGCCCACATTTACCCAGACACTTATACAGTTCCGGACATGATGGAACTATTATTCAAGCAATTAGATAGGTGA
- a CDS encoding site-specific integrase has translation MNDEQLLNNLANTFNHSKETRKLYKHALTKYSTYFGMSLYELLMEAEEDENKGVKWKHRRVKIRLIEYRQKLFEKYALNSVKTHMVAIIKFYKFYDIEIYEIPKINEKAAEKPTPIYFKDLPDKEVIRQALTIVSPEMKAIILFICSSGCGRAETLSLTIQDYIDALSEYLPNRRMDIYQIIDFLNDNDNIIPTFNIRRLKTNKYYTTYCSPEAVKAINAYILTRNDNVTNDSKLFNMHGAYFITYFQRINDRLGLGKVGKYSRFRSHMLRKFHASALYNDGMSKDDVNDLQGKAKNKTDEAYFMTNPEDLKYEYIKHLHAVTINKDVEKLSIKSPEFVQMENENKQLQSDLDDMKADIASLKKILGGGK, from the coding sequence ATGAATGACGAGCAACTATTAAACAATTTAGCAAATACATTCAATCATTCAAAGGAGACACGAAAACTCTATAAACATGCTTTAACAAAATATTCCACATATTTTGGCATGAGTCTTTACGAATTATTGATGGAAGCAGAAGAAGATGAGAATAAAGGAGTTAAATGGAAACATCGCAGAGTAAAAATCAGATTAATTGAATATAGACAAAAATTATTTGAAAAATATGCATTAAACTCTGTTAAAACTCATATGGTGGCTATAATCAAATTTTATAAATTTTATGACATCGAAATATATGAAATACCAAAAATTAATGAAAAGGCTGCCGAAAAACCAACTCCTATTTATTTTAAAGATTTACCTGATAAAGAAGTTATAAGACAAGCTTTAACAATTGTTTCACCTGAAATGAAAGCCATAATCTTATTTATTTGTTCTAGTGGCTGCGGTCGTGCTGAAACATTGAGTTTGACAATTCAGGATTATATTGATGCATTGTCTGAGTATTTACCAAACAGAAGAATGGATATTTACCAAATAATTGATTTTCTTAATGATAATGACAATATAATCCCTACTTTTAACATTAGAAGATTGAAAACTAACAAATATTATACCACCTATTGTAGTCCTGAAGCAGTAAAAGCCATAAATGCATATATTTTAACACGGAATGATAATGTAACAAATGATAGCAAATTATTTAATATGCATGGAGCATATTTCATTACTTATTTTCAAAGAATAAATGATAGGCTTGGATTAGGAAAAGTAGGCAAATATAGTAGGTTTAGAAGTCATATGCTTAGGAAATTTCATGCTTCTGCATTATATAATGATGGTATGAGTAAAGACGATGTAAACGATTTGCAGGGAAAAGCTAAAAACAAAACCGATGAAGCTTACTTCATGACCAATCCTGAAGATTTGAAATATGAATATATCAAACATTTGCATGCTGTAACAATCAATAAAGATGTAGAAAAACTATCCATTAAATCTCCAGAGTTTGTTCAGATGGAAAATGAAAATAAACAATTACAATCAGATTTAGATGATATGAAGGCAGATATTGCAAGTTTAAAGAAAATTTTGGGAGGTGGTAAATAA
- a CDS encoding flavodoxin family protein: MSKNVVVISSSPRKGQNSDTLCDEFVKGAIDGGNSVKKYFLEDIEFSSCKACYACKTPEMKCIQDDGIAPILEDMLKADVIVYATPVYYFEMCGTLKMFFDRCYPIFRHLENVDYYIVLAAGSDCGDALTGLESFINFSVNPNIMEVFKALGNVKSQKDLLEKVYNAGKNC; the protein is encoded by the coding sequence ATGAGTAAAAACGTTGTTGTAATAAGTTCCTCTCCAAGAAAAGGGCAAAATTCAGATACATTATGTGATGAATTTGTGAAGGGAGCCATTGATGGGGGAAACAGCGTTAAAAAGTATTTCTTGGAAGACATTGAATTTTCATCATGTAAGGCATGCTATGCCTGTAAGACTCCTGAAATGAAGTGCATTCAGGATGATGGAATCGCACCGATTCTTGAAGATATGCTTAAAGCTGATGTTATTGTCTATGCAACTCCAGTGTACTATTTTGAAATGTGCGGAACCTTGAAGATGTTTTTTGACAGATGCTATCCTATTTTCAGGCATCTGGAAAATGTGGATTACTACATTGTTCTTGCCGCAGGAAGTGACTGTGGCGATGCATTGACCGGTCTTGAAAGCTTCATCAACTTCTCAGTTAATCCAAACATTATGGAAGTGTTTAAGGCATTGGGAAATGTAAAATCACAAAAAGATTTGTTAGAAAAAGTTTATAATGCAGGAAAAAACTGCTAA
- a CDS encoding flavodoxin: MSNVLVTYFSASGVTKNIAEKIANENGYDLFEIKPVEPYTSADLDYRDKNSRSTIEMNDRTFRPPIAETCDVEKYDTVVIGFPVWWYTAPTIINTFIESVDLKGKTIKAFCTSGGTGIDGCVSDLQKAYPELDFAKGMRFRGNVSNAKEWIEDE, from the coding sequence ATGAGTAATGTTTTAGTTACATATTTCTCAGCAAGTGGCGTTACAAAAAATATAGCTGAAAAGATTGCAAATGAAAACGGATACGACTTATTTGAAATCAAACCTGTTGAACCTTACACTTCAGCGGATTTGGATTATAGGGACAAGAATTCACGTTCAACAATAGAAATGAACGACAGGACATTCCGCCCTCCAATTGCTGAAACATGTGATGTGGAAAAATATGATACCGTTGTAATCGGTTTTCCCGTATGGTGGTATACCGCACCGACAATAATCAATACATTCATTGAAAGCGTTGATTTGAAAGGAAAAACAATCAAGGCATTCTGCACTTCCGGAGGAACAGGCATTGACGGATGTGTAAGTGACTTGCAAAAGGCTTATCCTGAACTTGACTTTGCAAAAGGAATGAGATTCAGAGGCAACGTTTCAAATGCTAAAGAGTGGATTGAAGATGAGTAA
- the purS gene encoding phosphoribosylformylglycinamidine synthase subunit PurS, translated as MLFDIEVKISLKSGMLNPEATTIERSLDLLGYEVKNVKTDEIIKFQMEGEDREVIRENVTDMCERLLCNPVIHDYKINVIPQNMACGK; from the coding sequence ATGTTATTTGATATTGAAGTAAAAATCTCACTTAAAAGCGGTATGTTAAACCCTGAAGCGACAACAATTGAAAGATCTCTTGATTTACTCGGTTATGAAGTTAAAAACGTTAAAACCGATGAAATCATTAAATTCCAAATGGAAGGAGAAGACAGGGAAGTTATAAGAGAAAACGTCACTGACATGTGTGAAAGATTGCTCTGTAATCCTGTAATTCATGATTATAAAATAAATGTTATTCCACAGAACATGGCTTGCGGTAAATAG
- the purC gene encoding phosphoribosylaminoimidazolesuccinocarboxamide synthase — MDKKELINSGKVKSVFTTDNDDEVIIEFRDDMTAGDGERKEVMNDKGAYNAIISAKIFKVLEENGVATQFIDLPEPNVMLAKKLDMIPIEVIVRNIATGSLVRKYPIADGTRLEPPIVQMDFKADEYHDPMLNDSIIKALGIATQEEIDILTEKALKINEILTKFFLDAGIILVDYKVEFGKDKDGNILLGDEISPDGCRLWDSETLEMLDKELFRKGKDDEVMEAYIEVYNRIIPDDEKVI; from the coding sequence ATGGATAAAAAAGAGTTAATTAATAGTGGAAAAGTGAAAAGCGTATTCACTACCGACAATGATGATGAAGTCATAATCGAGTTTAGAGATGACATGACTGCCGGTGACGGTGAAAGAAAAGAGGTAATGAACGACAAGGGAGCATATAATGCTATAATTTCCGCTAAAATCTTTAAGGTTTTAGAGGAAAATGGTGTTGCAACCCAGTTCATTGACCTGCCTGAACCTAACGTGATGCTTGCAAAAAAACTTGATATGATTCCAATCGAGGTCATTGTAAGAAACATTGCAACAGGCAGTCTTGTTCGCAAATATCCTATTGCAGATGGTACCAGACTTGAACCTCCAATCGTTCAAATGGATTTCAAGGCTGATGAATATCACGATCCTATGTTAAATGATTCAATCATCAAGGCATTGGGAATCGCTACTCAAGAGGAAATCGACATCCTAACCGAAAAGGCATTGAAAATCAATGAAATCTTAACCAAGTTCTTCCTTGATGCAGGTATAATTCTGGTTGACTATAAGGTTGAGTTCGGTAAGGACAAGGATGGAAACATTCTTTTAGGTGATGAGATTTCACCTGACGGATGCAGACTGTGGGACAGCGAAACATTGGAAATGCTTGATAAGGAACTGTTTAGAAAAGGAAAAGATGATGAGGTAATGGAAGCCTATATTGAAGTTTATAATAGAATTATTCCTGATGATGAAAAGGTGATTTAG
- a CDS encoding flagellar protein, FliL — protein sequence MKGFILAILAIIVAVLVIGGVGAIHVMNEMGISLGDLNPDTVGDVMDKVSNVGSSDGSSSGSSDGSVVNKVGDIVKEEVKDNKQNGEGQYREVTYSDGGFRQYDTKTGDLIGSSYDSDQDKLPSME from the coding sequence ATGAAAGGCTTTATTTTAGCTATATTGGCAATAATTGTAGCAGTATTGGTCATTGGTGGCGTAGGTGCAATTCATGTCATGAATGAAATGGGAATAAGTCTTGGTGACTTAAATCCTGATACAGTAGGTGATGTTATGGATAAAGTAAGTAATGTTGGATCTTCAGATGGTTCCTCTTCAGGCAGTTCTGATGGTTCTGTAGTTAATAAAGTTGGCGATATCGTCAAAGAGGAAGTTAAAGATAATAAACAAAATGGTGAGGGTCAGTACCGTGAAGTGACATATTCCGATGGAGGATTCCGTCAGTATGATACTAAAACCGGTGATTTAATCGGTTCATCATATGATTCAGACCAGGATAAGCTTCCTAGTATGGAGTAA
- a CDS encoding sodium-dependent transporter, which produces MTDKNEWGSNMSFILAMIGSAVGLGNIWRYPYVLYSNGGGAFYIPYIVAILLMGIPFLILEYGVGYNFKSSFAKAVKTINSKWEYLGWLLPVAVFMIMIYYSAILGWDGIYIFLSFFKGWGADPNAYFTTTLLQSSDSLSGLLSFIPLIAVAMLVGWVIIWFISHRDLEKGLGKVSKILVPLLFIIMIIIVGFSLTLPGASVGLAELFHPDWSLLGNFDIWMAAFGQIVFSLSLGMSIAFTYASYTKDDSDLITNTISIALANSLFENFAALGVFSILGYMSLQSGTAVADLVTQGTGLVFIVYPTVFNVLGNWAYVLGPLFFFTVYLAGLTSILSTIEPLSFSIQNKFGMTRKRTMTILIVVGAIISMIYATSYGSSVLGYVDTFINQIAILLGVIFECIIFAWIFKAEKLIDFLNSRSKSIKLGKWWILIVKYILPIFVTIVWIGGMYDVIQNSTPDQLIFTVISAVLLLGATLAFTLLPSKSPNWENSEERV; this is translated from the coding sequence ATGACAGATAAAAATGAATGGGGCAGTAACATGTCATTCATACTTGCAATGATAGGTTCTGCTGTTGGACTAGGAAACATTTGGAGATATCCTTATGTGCTTTACTCCAATGGGGGTGGAGCGTTCTATATTCCATATATCGTGGCTATCCTTTTGATGGGAATTCCGTTTCTGATTCTGGAATATGGTGTTGGATATAACTTCAAATCTTCATTTGCAAAGGCGGTAAAAACTATCAACTCCAAATGGGAATATCTGGGGTGGCTTTTGCCGGTAGCTGTTTTTATGATTATGATTTATTACTCAGCTATTCTAGGCTGGGATGGAATTTATATATTTTTAAGTTTCTTTAAGGGTTGGGGAGCAGATCCTAATGCATACTTCACTACAACCCTTCTTCAATCCTCCGATTCCCTGAGTGGATTATTAAGTTTCATTCCGTTGATTGCTGTTGCAATGCTTGTCGGTTGGGTAATCATTTGGTTTATTTCACATAGAGATTTGGAAAAAGGATTGGGTAAGGTTTCAAAAATTCTTGTTCCATTGCTGTTTATAATTATGATTATTATTGTAGGATTTTCCTTGACCCTGCCTGGAGCTTCAGTTGGATTGGCCGAACTCTTCCATCCTGACTGGTCACTTTTAGGTAATTTCGACATATGGATGGCTGCATTCGGACAGATTGTGTTCTCATTAAGTCTGGGAATGTCAATTGCATTTACATATGCAAGCTACACCAAGGATGATTCTGATTTGATTACAAACACCATTTCAATTGCTCTTGCAAACTCATTGTTTGAGAATTTTGCCGCATTGGGTGTATTTTCAATTCTGGGATACATGTCACTTCAGTCAGGTACCGCAGTGGCGGACCTTGTAACCCAGGGAACCGGTCTGGTATTCATTGTATATCCTACAGTATTTAATGTATTGGGCAATTGGGCGTATGTATTGGGACCATTGTTCTTTTTTACAGTTTATCTTGCAGGTCTTACAAGCATTTTGTCCACTATCGAACCGTTGTCATTTTCAATTCAAAACAAATTCGGTATGACAAGAAAAAGGACAATGACCATACTGATTGTTGTAGGTGCGATTATATCCATGATTTATGCAACCTCATACGGAAGTTCCGTTCTTGGTTATGTGGATACATTCATCAACCAGATTGCAATATTGTTGGGTGTTATCTTTGAATGTATTATCTTTGCATGGATATTCAAGGCTGAAAAGCTCATTGACTTTTTAAATTCCAGAAGCAAATCAATAAAGCTCGGCAAATGGTGGATTTTAATAGTCAAATATATCCTGCCGATTTTTGTAACTATTGTCTGGATCGGTGGAATGTATGATGTGATACAAAACAGTACTCCTGACCAATTGATATTTACTGTAATTTCAGCTGTACTCCTTTTAGGTGCAACACTAGCATTTACATTGTTGCCTTCTAAAAGCCCTAATTGGGAAAATTCAGAAGAGAGAGTCTAA
- the glmS gene encoding glutamine--fructose-6-phosphate transaminase (isomerizing) — MCGIVGCILKEDKNVAPILFDCISKLEYRGYDSIGLATYSEDNIHIKKDKGKIKEVDKSLNLTDMPGSFGIAHVRWATHGDPSKLNAHPHIDEEKTVAVVHNGIIENYLEIKEKLMLEGHVFKSDTDTEVIPHLIQKFMAEKFDLEHAVRKTIGIIEGAYAIAAISLNEPDKIVATRKDSPLIVGIGEEGYYLASDSPAILKYARDIIYPEKGEIVILDREGVVVHDEFDNVVNKDIETINWTPEMAEKEGYDHFMIKEINEQGIAVRNTLTQRDNIQEIIDDVGDLQRICFVACGTSYHASLTGKYLIESLASIPTDVILASEFKYSANTLNDKTLVIFISQSGETADSLKALDVANETSPTLGIVNVAGSSITRRAKYVIQTQAGPEIGVAATKTYVAQLTAIYLFAALIAKNQELLNELDKVPEFIEDALESVDLVKELSKRYNYARDFFYLGRGYSYPTALEGALKLKEITYIHGEGYAAGELKHGPLALIDEGIPVVVIIPPGDNYRKTMSNLEEVKSRGANVLAIGSGDDDSLKAKANDVIAINKDVKEIIAPLVYIVPLQLIAYYITLEKGHDPDKPKNLAKCVTVE; from the coding sequence ATGTGTGGAATTGTAGGGTGTATACTAAAAGAGGATAAGAATGTAGCACCAATTCTTTTTGACTGCATATCCAAGCTGGAATATCGTGGATATGACTCTATAGGACTTGCTACATACAGTGAGGATAATATCCACATTAAAAAGGATAAGGGTAAAATCAAGGAAGTGGATAAAAGCTTAAATCTCACTGACATGCCTGGAAGCTTTGGTATAGCACATGTAAGGTGGGCAACACATGGTGATCCGTCAAAATTAAATGCACACCCTCATATTGATGAGGAAAAAACTGTGGCAGTTGTTCACAACGGTATTATTGAAAATTATTTGGAAATTAAGGAAAAGTTAATGCTTGAAGGTCACGTATTCAAATCAGACACTGACACTGAAGTTATCCCACATTTGATTCAAAAGTTCATGGCGGAAAAATTCGACCTTGAGCATGCGGTCAGAAAAACTATTGGAATTATTGAAGGTGCCTATGCGATAGCCGCAATTAGTTTGAATGAACCTGATAAGATTGTTGCAACACGTAAGGACTCACCGCTGATTGTTGGAATAGGTGAGGAAGGTTATTACCTGGCATCTGATTCTCCGGCCATATTAAAATATGCTCGTGACATCATATATCCTGAAAAGGGTGAAATTGTCATTCTGGACAGGGAAGGTGTTGTTGTTCATGATGAATTTGACAATGTGGTAAACAAGGATATAGAAACCATTAACTGGACACCTGAAATGGCTGAAAAGGAAGGTTATGATCATTTCATGATTAAGGAAATCAATGAACAGGGCATTGCTGTTAGAAATACTCTGACTCAAAGGGATAACATTCAGGAAATCATTGATGATGTCGGTGATCTTCAAAGAATCTGTTTTGTTGCATGCGGAACATCATATCATGCGTCACTTACAGGTAAATATCTGATTGAATCCCTTGCAAGCATTCCTACCGATGTCATTCTGGCATCAGAGTTCAAGTATTCAGCTAATACATTGAATGACAAGACATTGGTTATATTCATTTCTCAATCTGGTGAAACCGCAGATTCCCTTAAGGCATTGGATGTGGCTAATGAAACATCTCCTACTTTGGGTATAGTCAATGTTGCGGGTTCATCAATTACAAGAAGGGCAAAATATGTCATTCAAACCCAGGCGGGTCCGGAAATTGGAGTTGCCGCAACCAAGACATATGTTGCGCAGTTGACTGCAATCTATCTGTTTGCCGCACTTATTGCTAAAAATCAGGAGCTCCTGAATGAACTTGACAAGGTTCCTGAATTCATTGAAGATGCTTTGGAAAGTGTTGATCTGGTTAAGGAACTGTCAAAAAGATACAATTATGCACGTGACTTCTTCTATTTGGGAAGGGGATATTCCTATCCTACAGCTCTTGAAGGCGCTTTGAAACTTAAGGAAATCACATATATTCATGGTGAAGGTTATGCTGCCGGTGAGCTTAAGCATGGTCCTTTGGCCCTGATAGATGAGGGAATTCCCGTTGTGGTAATTATTCCTCCGGGAGATAACTACAGAAAAACAATGAGTAACTTGGAAGAGGTCAAATCCCGTGGTGCTAATGTATTGGCAATTGGTTCTGGAGATGACGATTCACTTAAGGCTAAAGCAAATGATGTTATTGCAATCAACAAGGATGTCAAGGAAATTATTGCACCGTTGGTTTACATTGTGCCTTTACAACTGATTGCTTATTACATCACTCTTGAAAAGGGTCATGACCCTGATAAGCCTAAAAATTTAGCTAAATGTGTAACTGTAGAATAG
- a CDS encoding UPF0104 family protein: protein MDKRSAFFIVFSIVILIVMVYFVGIDNLIETLKDADLNLVALAVVMQIFTYFLYTLRWKILNNLADINVGFRKLLPIMMVGLAVNNITPSGRGGGEPVRAYILAKEHGYELKNTFATVVADRMLDTFPFIVLAIITIVSMILYFDIAQWLVVVLVLSVIVISAILLILIYMCINLNFGRRVEGWIVGVVRRFSKKDSSDLENNVHENIFGFQKTMKLLISDKNVLYTSIPLSFLIWIMEIMRVYVVFLAFGATLNVIVIGEVFILASLVGMIPLLPGGLGAVDGLMIGFYSKAGVAYSLAAPVTLIERAISFWLATIIGLIILPYYGSSVLDKLSLGKASEDLKNSEEK, encoded by the coding sequence ATGGATAAAAGATCTGCATTTTTCATAGTATTCAGTATAGTTATTTTAATTGTGATGGTGTATTTTGTTGGTATAGATAACCTCATCGAAACTTTAAAGGATGCTGATTTGAATCTGGTTGCATTAGCGGTAGTCATGCAGATTTTTACTTACTTTTTATATACATTAAGGTGGAAAATACTCAACAATCTTGCCGATATCAATGTCGGATTTAGAAAGCTTTTGCCGATTATGATGGTGGGGCTGGCAGTAAACAACATCACTCCGTCAGGACGTGGTGGTGGAGAACCCGTAAGGGCTTATATTCTTGCAAAAGAGCATGGATATGAATTAAAAAATACCTTTGCAACCGTTGTGGCTGACAGGATGCTTGACACATTTCCATTCATCGTGCTTGCAATAATAACAATCGTTTCAATGATTTTATATTTCGATATCGCCCAGTGGCTTGTTGTAGTGTTGGTATTATCAGTAATTGTTATTTCTGCAATCCTGTTAATTCTTATTTACATGTGTATAAACCTCAATTTTGGAAGGCGTGTTGAAGGATGGATTGTCGGTGTTGTTCGAAGGTTTTCCAAAAAGGATTCAAGTGATTTGGAAAACAATGTTCATGAAAACATTTTTGGGTTTCAAAAGACAATGAAACTGCTGATTTCTGATAAGAATGTATTGTACACTTCAATTCCATTGTCATTTCTCATTTGGATTATGGAAATCATGAGGGTTTATGTGGTATTTCTTGCATTTGGTGCAACATTAAATGTCATTGTAATCGGAGAGGTATTTATCCTTGCATCCCTTGTCGGTATGATTCCACTATTGCCGGGAGGTCTTGGTGCAGTCGATGGACTGATGATAGGATTTTATTCAAAGGCGGGCGTTGCATATTCACTTGCTGCACCAGTTACACTTATAGAAAGGGCAATATCATTCTGGCTGGCTACAATAATCGGTTTGATAATTTTACCTTATTATGGTTCATCAGTTCTCGATAAGCTTTCTTTAGGTAAAGCTTCCGAAGATTTAAAAAATTCTGAGGAAAAATAA